TCAGCTGGCCCTGGTGCAGGGCCTCGGCCCTTGACGGCACCGAAACCGTGAGCGGAACCGTCAGCTTCGCGGGCACGCTCACGCCGTAATCGCTCAACATCCGCTGCAACGAGCTGTCGTTGAGCATCGGGGCCAGGTCGACCACCCAGGCGTCCCCGGTGCCGGACCGCGGGTCGGAGAACAACCAGCCGTGCGCCGCCCGGTTCGCCGCAGCGAACAGCGGCGGAAACGACGGGCTGGCCGTGAAAGCCGCGGCGGCATCGTGCACACGTGAGCTGTCGACGGGGTAGCGGCTGCCGTGCTCGGCGATGAGTGCCGTCGCGCGAGTGGTGAGCTCGGCCGCCGCGGCGGACTGCAGGGCCGGATCGCGCGCCGCCTGCTGTGCCATCGCGGCGTAGCCGTCCTCATCGACGAGGTTGTGCTGCGCCCAGGCCGCCGGGACCGCCACCACCAGGGCGGCCGTGGTGGCCAGCCACAACAACAGGGTCACCGCGAATCGCACGCCCAGAAATCTACTGCGCGATCCCGCGCACGTAGGCGGCCTGGCCGAGGTGTTGGGCGCAGTCGTCGATGATGCTCACCAATCGCGCGCTGGCGGTCACCGGTGGATCCCAGCTGGTATCCACGACCCGGGCCAACTCGTCCGCCGTGACGCCGGCGATGTACTCGAGGGTGAGCTTGTGCACGGCGTGGTAGTAGCCCGACAACAAACCGGCGGGCGCCCGCACCTTCGCGACGTCGTCGGCGCTGTGCCCGTATCCGGTGTCGTGCCGCGGCAGGTCCAGCCCGAAGCGGTCCACCCAGCCGTCGCGGGTCCACACCTCTTCGACGCCAGCGATATGGGCAACCTGCAGGTCCTGCACCCGGGCGCTGTGCCAAAGCAACCAGGCGATGCTGTTGGCACCCGGTGCCGGCCGGTAACCGGCCAGCTCGTCGGTCAGGCCGTCGGTGAGATCGTCGGCGTGTTCGATCAACCGGGTGAACGCGTCGCGCAGCAACTCCTGTGCGGCCGCGGCGGCGTCGATGCTGGCCATACCGGCGACATTACGGGAGTGCGCCCCCCGCCGACACGGTCGTAGATTATTTAGATGACCTACGACCTCCTCATCCGCAAGGGCACCATCGTCGACGGACTGGGAGGTGAACCGTATGTTGGCGACGTCGCGGTGCAAGACGGGATCATCAAAGCGGTGGGTGCCATCGATGGCGCCACGGCACGATGCGAGATCGACGCGACCGGGCTGCTGGTCACCCCGGGCTTCGTCGACCTGCACACCCATTACGACGGCCAGGCGATCTGGTCGGATCGGCTGACGCCGTCGTCGGCGCACGGGGTGACCACGGTGGTGATGGGCAACTGCGGGGTCGGCTTTGCGCCGTGCCGCCGAGAGGACCATGACGTGCTGGTCGACGTCATGGCCGGGGTGGAGGACATCCCGGGCGTCGTCATGACCGACGGCCTGCCGTGGACCTGGGAAACCTTCCCGGAGTACCTGGATGCAGTGGAGTCGCGACAGCGGGACATCGATGTCGCCGCCTATCTCCCGCACTCCCCGCTGCGGGTCTACGTGATGGGGCAGCGCGGCGCCGACCGCGAACCGGCCACCCCCGACGACCTCGCCAAGATGCGGGCGTTGGCCAAGGAGGCGATGGAGGTCGGCGCGCTGGGCTTCGCGTCGTCGCGGCTGATGATCCACAAGACCGAGAGCGGTGCACCGATCCCGAGCTACGACGCCGCCCGGGAGGAGATCCAGGAGATCGCCAGGGGCGTCGTCGACGGCGGCGGCGGTCTGCTGCAGTTCGTGCCCGACATCCCGGCCGGCGGCTACCAGCCGGTGCTGCAGACGGTGTTCGACGTTGCCGAGGAGGTCGGGCTGCCGGTCACCTTCACGCTCGTTGTCGCCAACGCCGGCGACCCGACCTGGCCGGACGCCATCACCATGATCGAAAAGGCGAACAAAAATGCGGGGGCCGGTGGCGCACACTTTACCGCGCAGTTGCTGCCGCGCCCGATCGGGTTGATCATCGGGCTGCAACTGTCCGCCAACCCGTTCGTGCTCTACCCCAGCTACCGCGAGATCGCGCACCTGCCGCTGGCCGAGCGGGTCGCCGAGATGCGCAAGCCCGGGGTCCGCGCCCGCATCCTGGCGGACAAGCCCGGCGTCGGTCATCCGATCCTTTATGTGGCTCAGGCGTGGGATTGGATCTTCCCGCTGGGCGACAACCCCAACTACGAGCCCGACCCGTCGGACAGCATCGGGGCCCGGGCCCGCGCTCGCGGGGTGAACCCGATGGAGGAGGCCTACGACCGACTGCTTGACGACGACGGCCACGCCATGCTGCTGGTCGCGACCAGCAATCTGCACAACAATTCGCTGGACACGGTCGGCGAGCTGCTGCACCGCGAGGACGTGGTGCTCGGCCTCGGTGACGGCGGGGCGCACTACGGCATGATCTGCGACGCCAGCTACCCCACGTTCATGCTGGCGCATTGGTCGCGCGATCGGGCGTCGGGGCGGTTCTCGGTGGCCGAAGCCGTGCGCGAGCTGACCTCCGTGCCGGCTCGTGTCGCCGGGCTGGGCGACCGCGGGCGCATCGCCGTCGGCTACAAGGCCGACCTCAACGTCATCGACCACGCCGCGTTGCGGCTGCACAAGCCGGTCATCACCTACGACCTGCCCGCCGGAGGGCGCCGGCTCGACCAGGCCGCCGACGGCTACGTCGCGACCGTGGTTTCCGGTCACATCATCGCCGAAAACGGGGTGCCGACCAGCGCCCGCCCGGGCAAGTTGGTCCGCGGGCGTCGGTTCGCCCCGCCGGCTGAGACAACCTGGTAGCCAGATCGCACGCGCTCGGCCGATATGGCCACGGCGACGGCCTCAGCCGGTTAAGTTTGATTAGTGACAAACCCGCATTTTGCGTGGTTGCCGCCAGAGATTAATTCGGCACTCATGTACGCCGGCCCCGGAGCGGGGCCGCTGCTTGCCGCGGCCGCGGCCTGGGACGGGCTGGCCGCGGACCTGGCGTCAGCTGCGGCGGCGTTTGGATCGGTCACCTCCGACCTGGCCAGTGGCGCGTGGATGGGTGCGTCGTCGGCAGCGATGATGGCTGTGGCGACTCAATACTTGGGGTGGCTCAGTGCCGCGGCCGCGCAAGCGGAACTCGCGGCGGGGCAGGCGATGGCCACCGCGGCCGCGTTCGAGGCAGCCCTGGCCGCCACGGTGCAACCCGCGGTAGTGGCGGCCAATCGCGGCCTGATGCAAGTCTTGGCGAACACGAATTGGTTGGGGTTCAACACCCCGGCGATCATGGACATCGAGGCCGCATACGAACAGATGTGGGCATTGGACGTCGCGGCGATGGCGGCTTACCACGTCGACGCTTCGGCGGCGGCCGCACAGCTGGCGCCTTGGCAGAAGGTCCTGCAGAGCCTGGGCATCCAGATCGAAAGCAACGGCCAAATCAGCCTGGGCTTCGGCAATTCCGGCGGCGGAAACCTAGGCCTCGGGAACAGCGGCGATAGCAACCTGGGCAGCGGCAACACCGGCAGTGGAAACATCGGCTTCGGCAACACGGGCACCGGCAACATCGGTTTCGGTCTGACCGGTGACCACCAGATCGGCTTCGGCGGCTTCAACTCGGGCAGCGGAAACCTGGGCTTCGGGAACTCGGGCACCGGAAACGTCGGCTTCTTCAACTCCGGCAGCGGAAACCTGGGCCTCGGCAACTCGGGGTCTCTCAACACCGGTCTGGGGAACTCGGGCGCCGTCAATGCGGGCTTCGCCAATGCCGGGAGCATGAACGCCGGCTTCGGGCACTCGGGGACGCCAGACGCCATCGGGGCGACCCAGGCCAGCTCACAGGCGGCCTTGCTCAGCTCCGCCGGCTACGCCACGGGCGGCCTGGGCACCGCAACGATGAGCTCCGGCATCCTCAACTCGGCCCTCGCCCATACGGGTGGCCTCAACCCAGCCATCGCGGGCTCGAGCGCCGTCACCCCGAACGCGGCCGGCACGCCCGTCGCCACCCCCACCGGCAGCTTGGACCCGGGCAGCGGTGTCGCTAATGCGAGCAACGCCGCCAACGCCGGCCTGCGAAACGTCGGCAGCGGCTACACGGGCTTCTACAACTCCGGCGGCAGCGACTCAGGCCCGCGCGGCACGGCCGCTCGTGAGCCAGGCATCGCCAGCTCGGGTGCCCCTGGCTCGGGCATCCCCAAATCGAACTTCTACCTGACGGGCGACCGCCAGTCCGCTGACGCCGACCCGGGCATCAGGCAGCCGATTCCGTCCGAGTAGCGCGGCCTATCCTCGAAACCATGAGCGACAAGCACGCGAAGAAGGTTGACCTCGAACGACTCGCGGGCGCTCTACCCGACTTCCCGTTCGCCTACCTGATCACCGTCGATGAGGGCTATCGCATCCACACCGTGACGGTCGAACCGGTGCTGCGCGGAGCCCTCCTCGACGTCGGGCTCATCGGCGGGCGCACCCGCAAAAATCTGGCCCACCGCAGCGACGTCACCTTGCTGTGGCCGCCGTCCAAACCCGGCGGCTACTCGCTGATCGTTGATGGCAGCGCCGTGGTCACTGATTCCGGCGCCGAGACCGCCCGGCTGCGGGTCGTGCCCACCCGTGCGCTACTGCACCGCGACGCCGACTCCCCCACGGCGGCCAAAGGCTGCCTGCACGACTGCGTCGTGTTCTCCGAACCGGCCTAAACGAAGAAGCCCGGCCCCACAAGCCTTTTCGGGGGACCGGGCTTCTTCGTGGTGCGGACTTCTGCCGATTGTCCGACTCCTCCTCGGGCCACTGCGCGGCCCGCATCGTCGTCGGACTAGAAGTCCATGCCACCCATGTCGCCGCCACCGGGCATCGCGGCCTTCTCCTTTTCCGGCTTGTCGGCGACGACGGCCTCGGTGGTCAGGAACAACCCCGCGATGGACGCCGCGTTCTGCAACGCCGAACGGGTCACCTTGACCGGGTCGGCGACGCCGGCCTTCAGCAGGTCCTCATACTCGCCGGTGGCCGCGTTCAGACCGTGGCCCGCCGGTAGGTTGCGCACCTTCTCGGCCACCACGCCCGGCTCCAGGCCGGAGTTGAAGGCGATCTGCTTCAGCGGAGCCTCCAGCGCCACCTTGACGATGTTGGCGCCGGTCGCCTCGTCGCCGGTGAGCTTCAGCTCGTCCAGGGCCGGGGCCGCCTGCAGCAGGGTCACGCCGCCACCGGCGACGATGCCCTCCTCGACGGCCGCTTTGGCGTTGCGGACCGCGTCCTCGATGCGGTGCTTGCGCTCCTTGAGCTCGACCTCGGTGGCGGCGCCGGCCTTGATCACCGCAACGCCGCCGGCCAGCTTGGCCAGCCGCTCCTGCAGCTTCTCGCGGTCGTAGTCGGAGTCGCTGTTCTCGATCTCCTGGCGGATCTGGGCCACTCGGCCGGCGATCGCGTCGGTGTCACCGGCGCCCTCGACGATGGTGGTCTCGTCCTTGGTGACCACGACCTTGCGGGCCTTACCCAGCAGCGACAGGTCGGCGTTTTCCAGCGTCAGGCCGACCTCTTCGCTGATGACCTGGCCGCCGGTGAGGATGGCCATGTCCTGCAGCATCGCCTTGCGCCGGTCACCGAAGCCGGGAGCCTTGACCGCCACCGACTTGAAGGTGCCGCGGATCTTGTTGACCACCAGGGTGCTCAATGCCTCACCCTCGACGTCCTCGGCGATGATCAATAGCGGCTTGCCGGCCTGGATCACCTTCTCCAGCAGCGGCAGCAGGTCCTTGACGGTGGACACCTTGGAGCTGACCAGCAGGATGTAGGGATCCTCCAGTACCGCCTCCTGCCGCTCCGGGTCGGTGACGAAGTAGCCGGAGATGTAGCCCTTGTCGAAGCGCATACCCTCGGTGAGCTCGAGCTGCAGGCCGAAAGTGTTGGACTCCTCGACGGTGATGACGCCCTCGTTGCCGACCTTGTCCATCGCCTCGGCGATCAGATCGCCGATCGACTGGTCACCGGCCGAGATGGCCGCGGTCGCAGCGATCTGTTCCTTGGTCTCGACCTCCTTGGCGCCCTTGAGCAGCGTCTCGGTGATCTTCTCGACGGCCTTCTCGATGCCACGCTTGAGGCCCAGCGGGTTGGCGCCGGCCGCGACGTTGCGCAGGCCCTCTTTGACCAGCGCCTGGGCCAGCACGGTGGCCGTCGTCGTGCCGTCGCCGGCGACGTCGTCGGTCTTCTTGGCGACCTCCTTGACCAGCTCGGCGCCGATCTTCTCGTATGGGTCCTCCAGCTCGATCTCCTTGGCGATGGACACACCATCGTTGGTGATCGTGGGGGCACCCCACTTCTTCTCGAGGACGACGTTGCGACCCTTGGGGCCCAACGTCACCTTTACCGCGTCGGCGAGGGCATTCAGGCCCCGCTCGAGGCCGCGACGGGCCTCTTCGTCGTACGCAATTGTCTTGGCCATTGCGAAGTGCTTCCTCCGGATTGGGAATGAAACTGGGGCCACCGGGTGGCGACAACCCCGTTACTTACGCTGGCCGGGCGCAGTGCCCGCGACGGACGGCTCAGGTCGTCGTCGCTGCGACAACGGCCCGGCCTCACCGTCCCGACCTAGCACTCACCCGTCGCGAGTGCCAACGTCATTCTTAGCACTCGCCTATGCCGAGTGCAAGGACGCCCAGTCCGTCACCAATACACCGCCGCGAATGCAACGGCACGGTGATTTTCCGCGCGGATTTTCGCCGTGCCGTTACGCTCGGCGAGTCAGCGGGCAAGCTAGGGATATGTCGCTCGTCGTGCCGCCTTACCCGAAACCCCGCTACACCGAGGCCGAACCCGAAGTCAGCGCCTGGCTCAAGCGGGCCGACGAGGCACCCGACTACGAGGTTGCCGGAGTCAAGTACCACTACCTGGCCAATCAGCAAGCCACCACCGGCGACTACGGGCTCTACCGCGTCGACATCGCGCCGGCTGCAGGTGGACCTGGGCCGCATTTCCACCGCGCAATGTCCGAGGCGTTCTTCGTGCTTTCCGGGACGATGAAGCTCTACGACGGCAACGAGTGGGCCGACGGGCGTCCGGGCGACTTCCTCTATGTCCCACCCGGCGGGATCCACGGTTTCCGCAACGAGGCTGACGAGCCGGCATCGACCCTGATGTTGTTCGCTCCCGGCGCACCGCGCGAGGCCTATTTCGAAGGTTTCACCGCATTGGCCGATATGACCGACGACGAACGCCGCGAGTGGTTCATCCGCCACGACAACTACTGGATCGAGTAATCGCCGTCTTGCCGGTGAACTGGCAAGCCGGGCGAACAGACACAGAATCGCATTTCGCCGGGCGAAATCGTGCGATTCTGCGTCTGCTCACCCGGCCATTTCGCGCTGACCGGACCGCTCCTCGACCACCTGCTGCCAGTGCGCGGGTCGCGGGGGGTGACCGTCAGCAGCGTGGGCCACCGGATTCGCGCCACGATCCACTTCGACGATCTGCACCGGGAACGCCGTTGCGACCGGATCGCCGCCTACGGGCAGTCCAAGTTGGCCAACCTGCTGTTCACTCGAAGGTCGTCCAGTCCAGCCCCCAGGCCCATGACGCGGACCCGCAACGCCGGCCCTGCACCGTCTCCGAAGAGCCACCGGCGTCGGGTTTCCGATCTGACGGGCCGATAATGGCCGGGTGCGGTCCGTCGCAGAACATCAGCGCGTCGTAGGAGAGATGATCCGTGCCCGCCCGGCGGTCACGGTGTCGTTGACCGAGGCTCAAGGGCTGGTTCTTGCCGACGACGTGGTCGCGCGGCTGTCGCTGCCGGTTTTCGACAACTCCGCGATGGACGGCTACGCGGTGCGCGCCGAGGACACGTCGGGTGCGACGCCGGAACACCCGGTGGTGTTGCCGGTCGCCGAGGACATTCCCGCCGGCCGCACCGACGAATTGACGCTGCGGCCCGGTACCGCACACCGGATCATGACCGGGGCGCCGGTGCCGGCCGGGGCCACGGCCATCGTGCCGGTCGAAGCCACCGACGGCGGCGTGCAGTCGGTGACGATCCGGCAGCACTGCGAGCCCGGCAGGCACATCCGCAGGGCCGGCGAGGACGTCGCCGCCGGGACGACCGTGCTGCGCAACGGTCAGCCGGTGACGCCGCCGGTGCTCGGCCTGGCCTCGGCGCTGGGACTGGCCGAGCTGACGGTGATCCCACGGCAGCGGGTGCTGGTGATCTCCACCGGCTCGGAGCTGGTGGCGCCGGGCCACCCGCTACGCCCGGGGCAGATCTATGAGTCCAACTCGATCATGCTGGCCGCCGCCGTCCGCGATGCGGGCGGCATCGTGGTCGCCACCGCGACCGCCGGTGACGACGTCGCGGAGTTCGGCGCGGTCCTCGACCGGTACGCCGCCGAGGCCGACCTGATCATCACCAGCGGTGGAGTCAGCGCCGGCGCCTACGAGGTGGTCAAGGACGCCTTCGGCCGCGACGGCGATCGGGGAGTGGAATTCGTCAAGGTGGCGATGCAGCCGGGAATGCCGCAGGGCATCGGGCGCGTGGCCGGCACACCGATCGTCACGCTGCCCGGCAACCCGGTCAGCGCGCTGGTGTCCTTCGAGGTTTTCCTCCGTCCCGCGCTGCGCAGGGCTATGGGCCTGCCGAATCCCGAGCGTCCGCACCGGGCCGCGATCCTCACCGAGTCGCTGACCTCGCCGCGGGGCAAGCGCCAGTTTCGGCGCGCGATACTCGATAGCTCCAAAGGCGGGGTCGACACGGTCATCAGTTACGGCCCGCCGGCATCGCATCATCTGCGTTGGCTGGCATCGGCGAACGGCCTGCTGGATATCCCGGAGGATGTCGAGCAGGTGTCCGCCGGTACCCAGCTGCAAGTCTGGGATCTGAGTTAGCGCGCATTCCGCGACACCACGCGGACCGCGGCGTCCGTAAGATGACCGCGTGGCACGACGCCCCCGCCCGGAAGGCCCCGCGCACCTGCTCGCATTGGCGCGATCCACCATTCCGCCGGTGCACCCGGCGGGACGGCCGTTCATTTCCGCCGGCCTGGCCGTGGCTGCCGTCGGATACCGCTACCGGTGGCTGCGCCGGGCGGGTCTGTTGGCGGCGGCCGCCTGCGCGGCGTTCTTCCGTCACCCCTCGCGGGTGCCACCCACCCGGCCCGGTGTGGTGGTCGCGCCCGCCGACGGCGTGATCTGCGTCATCGACTCCGCGGCCCCGCCCCGCGAACTCGCCATGGGTGACGCGCCGCTGCCGCGCGTCAGCATCTTCCTGTCGGTGTTCGACGCCCACGTGCAGCGGGCCCCGGTGACCGGCGAGGTGATCGCCGTGCACCACCGGCCGGGCCGATTCGGCTCCGCCGATCTGCCCGCGGCGAGCGACGACAACGAGCGCACCAGCGTGCGGATCCGCACGGCCAGCGGTGCCGAGGTGGTCGCGGTCCAGATCGCCGGGCTTCTGGCGCGCCGGATCGTGTGCGACGCACACGTCGGGGACAAGCTGTCGATCGGCGACACCTACGGCCTGATCCGATTCGGCTCCCGGCTGGACACCTACCTGCCGCCACGCGCGGAACCGGCCGTCAGAGTGGGCCAGCGCGCGACTGGCGGCGAGACCGTGCTGGCCGAATTGCCATGACGACCAAGCCTCGGAGCAGGCGAGGGGTAAACCTGCAGATACTGCCCAGCGCCATGACGGTGCTGTCGATCTGTGCCGGCTTGACCGCGATCAGGTTCGCCCTGGACCACCAGCCGGTGCCCGCGATGGCACTGATCGCCGCGGCCGCCATCCTCGACGGACTCGACGGTCGGGTGGCCCGCATCCTCGACGTCCAGTCGCGGTTGGGCGCGGAAATCGACTCACTGGCCGACGCGGTGAACTTCGGAGTGACACCCGCGCTGGTGCTCTACGTGACGATGTTGTCGAAGTGGCCGGTCGGTTGGGTCGTCGTGCTGCTCTATGCGGTGTGCGTGGTGTTACGGCTGGCGCGGTACAACGCGCTGCAGGACGACGGAACCCAGCCCGCGTACGCCCGTGAATTCTTCGTCGGAATGCCCGCGCCGGCGGGCGCGGTTTCCATGATCGGCCTGCTGGCCCTCAAGATGCAGTTCGGCGAAGGCTGGTGGACCTCGGTGTGGTTCCTGTGCGTCTGGGTCACGGGGACGTCGATTCTCATGGTCAGCGGGATCCCGATGAAAAAGATGCACGCCGTGTCGGTGCCGCCCAACTACGCGGCCGCGCTGCTCGCGCTGCTGGCGATCTGCGCGGCGGCCGCGGTGCTGGTCCCCTACATGCTGATCTGGGTGATCATCATCGCCTACCTGTGCCATATCCCGTTCGCGGTGCGCAACCGGCGCTGGCTCGCCGCACATCCCGAAGCATGGGGCGACAAGCCCAAGCAGCGGCGCGCCGCGCGGCGCGCGATCCGCCGGGCGCAGCCCCATCGCCGGTCGATGGCGCGGCTGGGCCTGCGTAAGCCGGGCGGGCGGCTTTGAGTTGGCGCGTCAGCTCACGCTCACGGCCCGGCTGAACACGTCGGCCGTCGACTCGCGGCGCGGGGTCATCCGGTTGCACCCGAGCGCCGTTGCCGCCCTTGGCATCCGGGAGTGGGATGCGGTGTCGCTGACCGGGTCGCGGACCACCGCGGCGGTGGCCGGGCTGGCGAGCCAGGACACCCCGGTCGGCACCGTGTTGCTGGACGACGTGACGCTGTCCAATGCCGGCCTGCGGGAGGGCACCGCGGTGATCGTCGGCACGGTCACGGTCTACGGCGCGCGGTGGGTGACGCTGAGCGGCTCGGCACTGACCACGCAGTCGATTCCGCCGGTCACCCTGCGGCAGGCCTTGCTCGGCAAGGTGATGACGGTCGGCGACGCGGTGTCGCTGCTGCCCCGCGACCTGGGTCCGGGCACATCCACGTCGGCGGCCAGCCGCGCGTTGGCCTCGGCGGTCGGGATCAGCTGGACATCCGAGCTGCTGACCGTCACCGGCGTCGACCCCGACGGACCGGTTAGCGTGCAACCGAACACGCTGGTGACGTGGGGTACCGGTATCCCGCACAGCGCCGGGGCGTCCTCGCACCAACTGGACAGCGCCGCCACCCCGCAGATCCAAGTCGAGGAACTCAAGGGCGCCCAGCCCCAGGCCGCCAAGCTGACCGAATGGCTCAAGCTTGCCCTCGACGAGCAGCACCTGCTGAAGACCTTGGGCGCGAGCACGAACCTGGGCGTCCTGGTGTCGGGTCCGGCCGGCGTCGGCAAGGTGACCCTGGTGCGCGCGGTGTGCGCGGGCCGCAGGCTTGTCGAGCTGGACGGCCCGGAGGTCGGCGCGCTGGCCGCCGACGACCGGCTCAAGGCCGTGGCCTCGGCGGTGGCGGCGGTGCGCAACGGTGGCGGGGTGCTGCTGATCGCCGACGTCGACGCCCTGCTGCCGGCCACCGTCGAGCCGGTGGCCAGCCTCATCCTGGGCGAGCTGCGCACCGCGGTGGCCACCGACGGGGTGGCGTTGATCGCCACGTCGGCCCTGCCCGACCAGCTCGATGCCCGGCTGCGCGCACCCGAGCTGTGCGACCGCGAGCTGAGCGTGCCGCTGCCCGACGCCGTCACCCGCAAGGCGCTGCTGGAGGCGCTGCTGAAGCCGGTGCCCACACGTGACCTCGATCTCGACGAAATCGCCCACCGCACACCGGGTTTCGTGGTCGCCGACCTGGCCGCGCTGGTGCGTGAAGCCGCGCTGCGGGCGGCGTCAAGGGCCAGCGCCGACGGCCGGCCACCGACCCTGAACCAGGACGACCTGGCCGGTGCGCTGACCGTCATCCGGCCGCTGTCCCGCTCGGCGAGCGAGGAGGTCACCGTCGGCAGCGTCACGCTCGACGACGTCGGCGACATGGCCGGCGCCAAGCAGGCCCTGACCGAAGCGGTGCTGTGGCCGTTGCAGCACCCGGACACCTTCGCGCGGTTGGGGGTTGACCCGCCCCGTGGGGTGTTGCTGTACGGCCCGCCCGGCTGCGGCAAGACCTTCGTGGTCCGCGCGCTGGCCAGCACCGGGCGGCTCAGCGTGCACGCCGTCAAAGGCTCCGAGCTGATGGACAAGTGGGTGGGCTCGTCGGAAAAGGCGGTGCGCGAGCTGTTTCGCCGCGCCCGTGACTCCGCACCGTCGCTGGTGTTCCTGGACGAGGTCGATGCGTTGGCGCCCCGCCGCGGCCAGAGTTTCGACTCGGGTGTGACCGACCGGGTGGTGGCCGCGTTGTTGACCGAGCTCGACGGCATCAACCCGCTACGAGACGTCGTCGTGCTGGGCGCGACCAACCGGCCCGATCTGATCGACCCGGCGTTGCTGCGTCCGGGGCGGCTGGAACGGCTGGTGTTCGTCGAACCGCCCGACGCGACCGCGCGCCGGGAAATCCTGCGCACCGCCGGGAAGTCGATCCCCCTGAGCGACGACGTCGACCTCGACGTCGTGTCCGCCGAACTCGACGGTTACAGCGCCGCCGACTGTGTGGCGTTGCTGCGGGAGGCCGCGCTCACCGCGATGCGGCGTTCCATCGATGCTGCCGACGTCACCGCCGCCGATCTGGCCGCCGCGCGCGAAACCGTGCGCCCCTCACTGGATGCCGTGCAGGTGGCATCGTTACGCGCGTTCGGCAAAGCCCTGTAGCGCTCGGGCCGCCGCCGGAGCGTTACTCGGACAGCTCGAACTCCACGATGGCGGCGACGGAATCCACAGCCTCGTGCAGCGCGGCCAGCCGATCGGCGGCCGACGGCGCCGCGAGTACCGCGTAGCGGTCGGCCGCACCGATCGGGACGCGCGAGGCCAACGCGTAGAGCCGCTGCCCGGCGTCGGCGTCGCGGTGGCCGAGCACCGCATCGCGGTCGGGCAACCGAGCGCCGCGGGCGGTCGCGATCCGCTCGAACAGCGCCATCACCCGGTCCTCGAGCTCCAGCAGCTGGGGTTCGGTCACCGGATCTCCCGGCTCGTCGGGCCAGATTCGCACGGTCGCCCGCGGGTAGGGATCGTCGGGCAGCCAGTCACACACCCGGATCCGTTCGCCGGTTCGACAGCGCAGCACATATCGGCCCGCACCCTGATCGACGTAT
This is a stretch of genomic DNA from Mycobacterium lacus. It encodes these proteins:
- a CDS encoding mycothiol transferase, encoding MASIDAAAAAQELLRDAFTRLIEHADDLTDGLTDELAGYRPAPGANSIAWLLWHSARVQDLQVAHIAGVEEVWTRDGWVDRFGLDLPRHDTGYGHSADDVAKVRAPAGLLSGYYHAVHKLTLEYIAGVTADELARVVDTSWDPPVTASARLVSIIDDCAQHLGQAAYVRGIAQ
- a CDS encoding N-acyl-D-amino-acid deacylase family protein, encoding MTYDLLIRKGTIVDGLGGEPYVGDVAVQDGIIKAVGAIDGATARCEIDATGLLVTPGFVDLHTHYDGQAIWSDRLTPSSAHGVTTVVMGNCGVGFAPCRREDHDVLVDVMAGVEDIPGVVMTDGLPWTWETFPEYLDAVESRQRDIDVAAYLPHSPLRVYVMGQRGADREPATPDDLAKMRALAKEAMEVGALGFASSRLMIHKTESGAPIPSYDAAREEIQEIARGVVDGGGGLLQFVPDIPAGGYQPVLQTVFDVAEEVGLPVTFTLVVANAGDPTWPDAITMIEKANKNAGAGGAHFTAQLLPRPIGLIIGLQLSANPFVLYPSYREIAHLPLAERVAEMRKPGVRARILADKPGVGHPILYVAQAWDWIFPLGDNPNYEPDPSDSIGARARARGVNPMEEAYDRLLDDDGHAMLLVATSNLHNNSLDTVGELLHREDVVLGLGDGGAHYGMICDASYPTFMLAHWSRDRASGRFSVAEAVRELTSVPARVAGLGDRGRIAVGYKADLNVIDHAALRLHKPVITYDLPAGGRRLDQAADGYVATVVSGHIIAENGVPTSARPGKLVRGRRFAPPAETTW
- a CDS encoding PPE family protein, translating into MTNPHFAWLPPEINSALMYAGPGAGPLLAAAAAWDGLAADLASAAAAFGSVTSDLASGAWMGASSAAMMAVATQYLGWLSAAAAQAELAAGQAMATAAAFEAALAATVQPAVVAANRGLMQVLANTNWLGFNTPAIMDIEAAYEQMWALDVAAMAAYHVDASAAAAQLAPWQKVLQSLGIQIESNGQISLGFGNSGGGNLGLGNSGDSNLGSGNTGSGNIGFGNTGTGNIGFGLTGDHQIGFGGFNSGSGNLGFGNSGTGNVGFFNSGSGNLGLGNSGSLNTGLGNSGAVNAGFANAGSMNAGFGHSGTPDAIGATQASSQAALLSSAGYATGGLGTATMSSGILNSALAHTGGLNPAIAGSSAVTPNAAGTPVATPTGSLDPGSGVANASNAANAGLRNVGSGYTGFYNSGGSDSGPRGTAAREPGIASSGAPGSGIPKSNFYLTGDRQSADADPGIRQPIPSE
- the groL gene encoding chaperonin GroEL (60 kDa chaperone family; promotes refolding of misfolded polypeptides especially under stressful conditions; forms two stacked rings of heptamers to form a barrel-shaped 14mer; ends can be capped by GroES; misfolded proteins enter the barrel where they are refolded when GroES binds); this translates as MAKTIAYDEEARRGLERGLNALADAVKVTLGPKGRNVVLEKKWGAPTITNDGVSIAKEIELEDPYEKIGAELVKEVAKKTDDVAGDGTTTATVLAQALVKEGLRNVAAGANPLGLKRGIEKAVEKITETLLKGAKEVETKEQIAATAAISAGDQSIGDLIAEAMDKVGNEGVITVEESNTFGLQLELTEGMRFDKGYISGYFVTDPERQEAVLEDPYILLVSSKVSTVKDLLPLLEKVIQAGKPLLIIAEDVEGEALSTLVVNKIRGTFKSVAVKAPGFGDRRKAMLQDMAILTGGQVISEEVGLTLENADLSLLGKARKVVVTKDETTIVEGAGDTDAIAGRVAQIRQEIENSDSDYDREKLQERLAKLAGGVAVIKAGAATEVELKERKHRIEDAVRNAKAAVEEGIVAGGGVTLLQAAPALDELKLTGDEATGANIVKVALEAPLKQIAFNSGLEPGVVAEKVRNLPAGHGLNAATGEYEDLLKAGVADPVKVTRSALQNAASIAGLFLTTEAVVADKPEKEKAAMPGGGDMGGMDF
- a CDS encoding cupin domain-containing protein, which codes for MSLVVPPYPKPRYTEAEPEVSAWLKRADEAPDYEVAGVKYHYLANQQATTGDYGLYRVDIAPAAGGPGPHFHRAMSEAFFVLSGTMKLYDGNEWADGRPGDFLYVPPGGIHGFRNEADEPASTLMLFAPGAPREAYFEGFTALADMTDDERREWFIRHDNYWIE
- the moeA gene encoding molybdopterin molybdotransferase MoeA: MRSVAEHQRVVGEMIRARPAVTVSLTEAQGLVLADDVVARLSLPVFDNSAMDGYAVRAEDTSGATPEHPVVLPVAEDIPAGRTDELTLRPGTAHRIMTGAPVPAGATAIVPVEATDGGVQSVTIRQHCEPGRHIRRAGEDVAAGTTVLRNGQPVTPPVLGLASALGLAELTVIPRQRVLVISTGSELVAPGHPLRPGQIYESNSIMLAAAVRDAGGIVVATATAGDDVAEFGAVLDRYAAEADLIITSGGVSAGAYEVVKDAFGRDGDRGVEFVKVAMQPGMPQGIGRVAGTPIVTLPGNPVSALVSFEVFLRPALRRAMGLPNPERPHRAAILTESLTSPRGKRQFRRAILDSSKGGVDTVISYGPPASHHLRWLASANGLLDIPEDVEQVSAGTQLQVWDLS